A portion of the Burkholderia sp. GAS332 genome contains these proteins:
- a CDS encoding Alcohol dehydrogenase, class IV, whose protein sequence is MKPVFDFFCHSPTVMFGAGRATEVSARLRELGRSRALVVTTASGQRRYAPVIESMGATVKASFAGAQPHCPIDVAKAALDAYLGADCDCVVSLGGGSTIGLGKYIAAETGAPHIALPTTLSGSEMTPLFGVLVEGEKRTRREPKALANTVIVDPALAQSLPIRETATTGMNALAHCIEALYVPKSNPLTSQLALTGIDMLYRALKKLADEPADLEARTQAAYGATIGGLMVNSVGIGMHHRICHVLGGRFEVPHGESNCVVLPHVLAYNAAAIPEACAMMESVMGANPAVALQRLVCDLGAPVSLRELGVPADSVGAIAVESFHHIVHNPLPIDEAAVLRLLQAAWAGQEPSVS, encoded by the coding sequence ATGAAGCCAGTTTTTGATTTCTTCTGCCATTCGCCGACCGTCATGTTCGGCGCCGGCCGCGCGACCGAGGTGAGTGCGCGACTGCGCGAACTGGGGCGCTCGCGGGCGCTTGTCGTCACTACCGCTTCGGGACAGCGGCGCTACGCGCCGGTGATCGAATCGATGGGCGCAACGGTCAAGGCAAGCTTTGCCGGTGCGCAGCCTCATTGTCCCATCGACGTCGCGAAGGCCGCCCTGGACGCGTATCTGGGTGCCGATTGCGACTGCGTGGTGTCGCTCGGCGGCGGCTCGACGATCGGCCTCGGCAAATATATCGCGGCGGAAACCGGCGCGCCGCATATCGCATTGCCGACCACGCTCTCGGGGTCGGAGATGACACCGCTGTTCGGGGTGCTCGTGGAGGGCGAAAAGCGCACCAGGCGGGAGCCCAAAGCGCTCGCCAACACCGTGATTGTCGATCCGGCGCTCGCGCAATCCTTGCCGATCCGCGAGACAGCGACCACCGGCATGAACGCGCTCGCGCATTGCATCGAGGCGTTGTATGTCCCGAAGAGCAATCCGTTGACCAGCCAGCTCGCGCTGACCGGCATCGACATGCTCTACCGCGCGTTGAAGAAACTGGCGGACGAGCCTGCCGACCTGGAAGCCCGCACCCAGGCGGCGTATGGCGCAACGATTGGCGGCCTGATGGTCAATTCGGTCGGCATCGGCATGCATCACCGGATCTGTCACGTACTGGGTGGACGCTTCGAGGTGCCCCACGGCGAGTCCAACTGCGTCGTGCTGCCGCACGTGCTGGCCTATAACGCAGCGGCGATACCTGAGGCATGCGCGATGATGGAGTCGGTGATGGGCGCGAATCCCGCGGTGGCACTGCAGCGACTCGTATGCGATCTGGGGGCGCCGGTCTCGCTGCGCGAACTAGGCGTTCCGGCCGACAGCGTCGGCGCCATCGCCGTTGAATCTTTCCACCACATCGTTCACAACCCCTTGCCGATTGACGAGGCAGCCGTGCTCAGGTTGCTGCAAGCCGCATGGGCCGGGCAGGAGCCGTCCGTGAGCTAA
- a CDS encoding transcriptional regulator, MarR family: MKHYTPESFSLTQSVGFLLTKARNLITTEMDTALKDLDITGPQMGILLAMQRGLASTPFELSKMLSVDTGLMTRMLDKLETKGLLERSRSVDDRRVVNLELTKKGEAIAAEIPTIAPEVLNVRLKKFTKAEFDELCRLLNKFIGE, encoded by the coding sequence ATGAAGCACTACACGCCAGAAAGTTTCTCCCTGACGCAAAGCGTCGGGTTCCTGCTGACCAAGGCGCGCAACCTGATCACGACGGAAATGGACACGGCCCTCAAGGATCTCGATATCACCGGCCCGCAGATGGGCATTCTCCTCGCGATGCAACGCGGCCTGGCCTCCACGCCGTTCGAACTCTCGAAGATGTTGTCCGTCGACACCGGACTGATGACGCGGATGCTGGACAAGCTGGAAACGAAGGGGTTGCTGGAACGCTCGCGCAGCGTTGACGATCGCCGGGTGGTGAACCTGGAGCTGACAAAGAAGGGCGAAGCAATCGCGGCCGAGATTCCGACTATCGCACCGGAAGTGCTGAACGTGCGGTTGAAGAAGTTCACGAAGGCGGAGTTCGACGAACTGTGCCGTCTGCTTAACAAGTTCATCGGAGAGTGA
- a CDS encoding DNA-binding transcriptional regulator, MarR family, with protein sequence MDHYFDDFFWPGHDIVFALSKARHLLTAEMDVALSGTGVTSSQVGVLLLLSRDRAHTSVGLSRLLGIDSGFITRMLDRLERRGFVRRARNSVDRRVVSLTLTEAGRDVATRIAEIAPAMLNRRLAGFTPLEFATLCRLLNKLLEG encoded by the coding sequence ATGGATCACTACTTCGACGACTTTTTTTGGCCCGGTCACGACATTGTCTTTGCGTTGAGCAAAGCACGCCATCTGCTCACGGCGGAAATGGATGTGGCGCTCTCGGGCACCGGCGTCACCAGTTCGCAGGTCGGCGTCCTGCTGCTTCTGTCGCGGGACAGGGCGCACACCTCGGTGGGACTGTCCCGGCTGCTTGGCATCGATTCGGGATTCATCACACGCATGCTCGACCGGCTGGAACGGCGGGGTTTCGTGCGCCGGGCCCGCAACAGCGTGGACCGGCGGGTGGTGAGCCTGACGCTGACCGAAGCAGGGCGGGATGTCGCCACGCGGATCGCGGAGATTGCGCCAGCGATGTTGAACCGGCGCCTGGCAGGCTTTACCCCACTGGAATTCGCAACCTTGTGCAGGCTCCTCAACAAGTTGCTGGAAGGGTAG
- a CDS encoding MFS transporter, DHA2 family, multidrug resistance protein, translating to MNPPKNASAPAPLVGWQFALGTFAVALATFMNVLDSSIANVAIPTLSGDLGVSVDEGTWVITMFSAANAVSIPLTGWLTQRIGQVKLFVAAILLFVVSSAACGLAPNLPVLLLARIVQGAVAGPLVPLSQSLLLASFPREKSSSALSLWAMTATVGPIAGPALGGWITDNYNWSWIFYINVPVGLFAAAVIWALYRRSETPSRKLPVDKMGLISLIVWVGALQVMLDKGKDLDWFNSPVIWALTIVALVGFVFFLIWELTEAKPIVDLRLFKGRNFLGGTLAISVAYAVFFANLVILPTWIQEYLGYRAVDAGMVTAPLGIFAVLLAPVMGKVMPKSDVRVLATLAFLGFAGVFFMRSLYTTDVDPYTLVLPTLLQGIPMALFFTPLTAIILSGLPQEKIPAAAGLSNFARIFAGAAGTSLMSTVWNDRTILHHSQLAEQTSVNNPAYVHALAGIQTTLHASLFKAQAFFETQLSAQASMLGLNDVFWLSAVIFVVIIPLIWITKPSRDGAKNAAGAGGH from the coding sequence ATGAATCCGCCGAAAAACGCGAGCGCTCCGGCGCCATTGGTTGGCTGGCAGTTCGCACTGGGCACGTTCGCCGTGGCGCTGGCCACCTTCATGAATGTGCTGGACTCGTCGATCGCCAACGTCGCGATCCCGACGCTCTCCGGTGACCTCGGCGTGTCGGTCGACGAAGGCACGTGGGTCATCACGATGTTCTCCGCGGCCAACGCGGTGTCGATTCCGCTGACCGGCTGGCTCACGCAGCGGATCGGGCAGGTGAAGCTCTTCGTGGCCGCGATCCTGCTGTTCGTGGTGTCGTCCGCGGCATGCGGCCTCGCGCCGAACCTGCCCGTGCTGCTCCTCGCGCGCATCGTGCAGGGCGCGGTGGCGGGGCCGCTGGTGCCGTTGTCGCAATCGCTCCTGCTCGCTTCGTTTCCGCGGGAAAAAAGCTCGAGCGCGCTGTCGCTGTGGGCGATGACCGCAACGGTCGGGCCGATCGCCGGGCCGGCTCTCGGCGGCTGGATTACCGACAACTACAACTGGTCGTGGATCTTCTACATCAACGTGCCTGTCGGCCTCTTCGCCGCCGCGGTGATCTGGGCGCTCTACCGCAGGAGCGAAACGCCGTCGCGCAAGCTGCCGGTCGACAAGATGGGGCTCATCTCGCTGATCGTCTGGGTGGGTGCGCTGCAGGTCATGCTCGACAAGGGCAAGGATCTTGACTGGTTCAATTCACCCGTGATCTGGGCGCTCACGATCGTCGCGCTGGTCGGGTTCGTGTTCTTCCTGATCTGGGAGCTGACCGAGGCCAAGCCGATCGTCGACCTGCGCCTGTTTAAAGGACGCAACTTCCTGGGCGGCACCCTCGCGATATCGGTCGCGTATGCGGTCTTCTTCGCCAACCTTGTGATCCTGCCGACGTGGATTCAGGAGTACCTGGGCTACCGGGCCGTCGACGCCGGCATGGTGACCGCGCCGCTCGGCATCTTCGCCGTGCTCCTTGCGCCGGTGATGGGCAAGGTCATGCCGAAATCGGACGTGCGGGTGCTGGCGACGCTTGCGTTCCTGGGTTTCGCCGGTGTGTTCTTCATGCGCTCGCTCTACACCACGGACGTGGATCCCTACACGCTCGTGTTGCCCACGCTGCTGCAGGGCATCCCGATGGCGCTGTTTTTCACGCCGCTCACAGCGATCATCCTGTCGGGTCTGCCGCAGGAGAAGATTCCGGCGGCCGCGGGCCTGTCGAACTTCGCGCGGATCTTCGCCGGCGCAGCGGGCACGTCGCTCATGAGCACCGTCTGGAACGACCGGACGATCCTGCACCATTCGCAACTCGCCGAGCAGACCAGCGTGAACAACCCGGCCTATGTGCACGCGCTCGCCGGTATTCAGACGACGCTGCACGCGAGTCTTTTCAAAGCCCAGGCCTTTTTCGAAACACAATTGAGCGCACAGGCGTCGATGCTCGGCCTGAACGATGTGTTCTGGCTGTCGGCGGTGATCTTTGTCGTGATCATTCCACTCATCTGGATCACCAAGCCCAGTAGGGACGGTGCGAAGAACGCAGCGGGCGCGGGCGGCCACTGA
- a CDS encoding efflux transporter, outer membrane factor (OMF) lipoprotein, NodT family, with amino-acid sequence MKAQITQSGSGVRAMKAGLSAILVAMLSACVNYAGIHSDKQMAQPQQFETTQSLPAESGHWPAADWADQFGDAQLKALIEEALKGSPTLAQARARLAGAQAYADTAKASTMPSVNAEYSLTRQQFSGTAEVPPPYAGTWQTQNSGLLSASYDLDLWGKNREALKAAVSQVQASEADAEVVKLTLTTSIARTYNQLARLYVLHDIAQQEVERREQIDRITAGRIATGLDTQVERKTAQANLATARSALAALDGSILTTRYQLAALMGEGPDRGLAIARPALGVGDEVRLPDNLPANLVSRRPDIVAARWRVDAITHEVKEAKAEFYPDINLSAAIGLDAFGFGRFLTAASRTANVGPAINLPIFDAGELRAQLKGRYADFDDAVATYNQTLISALSNVATQLAQIRSSDVQLGDAQAAQQAAREADDLAITQYKGGLTNQLTVLNADMNALQADQAVANLLMNRRDQQIALASALGGGYVDASSESIRTADSAAPSHAVVAAR; translated from the coding sequence ATGAAAGCGCAGATTACTCAATCCGGCAGCGGTGTCCGTGCGATGAAGGCGGGGCTGTCGGCGATCCTGGTGGCGATGCTTTCGGCATGCGTCAACTATGCGGGTATCCACAGCGACAAGCAGATGGCCCAGCCGCAACAGTTCGAGACAACGCAAAGCCTGCCGGCCGAAAGCGGTCACTGGCCGGCGGCCGACTGGGCCGACCAGTTCGGCGACGCGCAACTGAAGGCGCTGATCGAGGAAGCGCTCAAGGGCAGTCCGACGCTTGCGCAGGCGCGCGCCCGCCTCGCCGGGGCGCAGGCCTATGCGGACACCGCGAAGGCCAGCACGATGCCGAGCGTCAACGCTGAGTACTCGCTGACGCGCCAGCAGTTCAGCGGCACGGCGGAAGTGCCGCCGCCCTACGCGGGCACCTGGCAAACCCAGAACAGCGGCCTGTTGAGCGCTTCGTACGATCTGGATCTGTGGGGCAAGAATCGTGAAGCGCTGAAGGCGGCCGTCTCCCAGGTGCAGGCAAGCGAGGCCGACGCGGAAGTCGTCAAGCTCACGCTTACCACCTCGATCGCCCGCACCTATAACCAGCTTGCGCGGCTTTACGTGCTGCACGATATCGCCCAGCAGGAAGTCGAGCGTCGCGAACAGATCGACCGCATCACGGCCGGCCGCATCGCAACCGGGCTCGATACCCAAGTCGAACGCAAGACGGCGCAGGCGAATCTCGCGACCGCCCGCTCGGCGCTCGCCGCGCTCGACGGCAGCATCCTCACGACCCGCTACCAGTTGGCCGCGCTGATGGGCGAGGGCCCGGACCGCGGGCTGGCGATCGCACGGCCTGCGCTCGGCGTGGGCGACGAGGTGCGCTTGCCGGACAACCTGCCCGCCAACCTCGTGAGCCGCCGCCCGGACATCGTCGCGGCCCGCTGGCGCGTCGACGCGATTACGCACGAAGTGAAGGAAGCGAAGGCCGAGTTCTACCCGGACATCAATCTGAGCGCCGCGATCGGGCTGGACGCGTTCGGCTTCGGCCGCTTCCTGACGGCGGCGAGCCGCACGGCCAACGTGGGTCCGGCCATCAATCTGCCGATCTTCGACGCGGGTGAACTGCGTGCGCAGTTGAAGGGCCGTTACGCCGATTTCGACGACGCCGTCGCGACCTACAACCAGACCCTGATCAGCGCCTTGAGCAACGTGGCGACGCAACTTGCACAGATCCGTTCGAGCGACGTGCAGCTGGGCGATGCGCAAGCCGCGCAACAGGCCGCGCGCGAGGCCGACGATCTGGCGATCACGCAGTACAAGGGCGGCCTGACGAATCAGCTGACCGTGCTCAACGCTGACATGAACGCGCTGCAGGCCGATCAGGCCGTCGCTAACCTGCTGATGAACCGGCGCGACCAGCAGATCGCGCTGGCATCGGCGCTCGGCGGCGGCTATGTCGATGCGTCATCCGAATCAATACGCACTGCGGATTCCGCCGCACCGTCCCACGCCGTCGTCGCCGCGCGTTGA